The Meiothermus ruber DSM 1279 genome includes the window GACCAGCTCCGCTATCTGGTGGCCCTGGACGAGGAGCGCCACTTCACCCGGGCAGCAGAACGGGTCTTCCTGACCCAACCGGCTTTGAGCATTCAGATTAAGCGCCTGGAGGAGGAGCTGGGGGTGGTGCTTTTTCACCGAAAAAAGCGCCCATTGGAGCCCACCGAGGTGGGCGAGCAGGTTATTGTCCAGGCCCGCAAGGTGCTGGAGGAGGTTGAGCGGCTCAAGGCCCTGGCCCGGGGGGAGGAGGGGTTCTTCCAGGGGCCTTTTCGACTGGGGGTCATCCCGACGCTGGCCCCTTATCTTCTGCCGCGGCTGCTACCCCGGCTGCGGGTGCGCTTTCCCGGCCTCGAGCTCTCCGTTCGGGAAGAACCCACCCCCAGCATCCTGCAGGGGCTGGTGGAAGGCCGCCTGGATGCAGGTCTGATTGCCACGGAAGAGGAGGCCCCCGGCCTCGAGGTTCACCCCCTCTTTAGGGAAGCCTTTCTGGCCTATGTCTCTCCGGAGCACCCCCTTTATGCCCGAACCGCCATCCATCCCCTCGAAATTCCCCTGGAAGACACCTGGGTTCTGGCCGAAGGACACTGTTTTCGGGAACAGGTGCTGGCTGCCTGCAGACCAGGCCAGGGTTCGAAAGGGGTGGAGTTCCAAAGCGGGGATTTGGAAACCCTCATCCGACTGGTAGAGGAGGTGGGGGGGCTTACCCTCCTGCCGGAGGTGGCCATCTGGACCCTGCCCAAGCCCAAGAAAATCCATCTGCGCCCTCTAAGCCCCCCTGGGGCCGGGCGTACAGTCTATTTAATTTTGCGCCAGGGAGCCCTTAAGCGACCTGTGGCCCTAAGGCTGGGTGAGGAAGGCAGGGCGCTGGCCCTGGCCTTGCAGCAGAGCGGGCATGGGGAAAAGCCACTCAGCAAAAGTTAGAAAACTTCCAGAATGGCAAACTTCAGATACTGGGTCTCGGGCACATTGAGCAACACCGGGTGATCCCAGCCCTGACCGCGTTTTTCTACCACCCGCACAGCGCGGTGGGCATCGGCGGCAGCCTCGGTGAGCATCTGGTAAAAGAGGGCTTCGCTCAGGTGGTGGCTGCACGAGGCGGTGGCCAGGATGCCGCCGCTGGGCAACAGCTTCATGGCCCGCAGGTTGATCTCTTTGTAAGCGGCGTAGGCCCGATCCAGGTCGCGTTTGCCCTTGGCGAAAGCCGGGGGGTCGAGCACAATCAGGTCGTACCGGGCTTTGCGCCGCTCCTCTTCGCGCAGAAACTCAAACGCGTTGGCCTCTCGGAAGGCGATGTTGGCGAGGCCGTTGGCCTGAGCGTTTTCCCTGGCTCTTTGCAGGGCGGCCGCCGAACTATCCACCGCTGTAACCTGCTTGAAATTTTGAGCGAGGTGGAGGGCAAAGGAGCCGTGGTAACTAAACACGTCCAGGGCGCTTTCTCCCCTAAAAGTTTTCAACCGGATGCGATTGTCGCGCTGGTCGATGAAGGCCCCGGTTTTCTGGCCTTCCATCAGATCGACGCGGTACACGATGCTGCCTTCCCGCACCATGACCGCGCTGGGTACCTGGCCCAGCAGGGGTCTGACCTCCAGGGGCAGGCCCTCGAGGCTGCGGGTTTTCTGGTCGTTTTTGGCTAGCAGACTTTGCAGGGGAAGCTCATCCTGCAGCACTTCTACCAGGGCGGGGGTCAGCGGCTCGAGGGCGGCCGAGCCTATCTGTAAAACCCCATGACCAGCGTAGTAGTCAAGCACCAGTGCGGGCAGCAGGTCGCCTTCGGCGTGCACCAGCCGGAAAGCCCCCTGGGGTTCTTGGGCAACCGCCTCTTTACGCCGCTGCAAGGCTTTACGCAGGTTTTCCAGCAGGGCCCTCTGGGGATCTGTGGCTGGGCCGAAGTGAAAAACTCGCACGCTGATCTCCGAAGCCGGGTTGTACAGGGCCCAGCCCAGCACCCTGGGGCCGGCCTGCACCGGGTAGAGGCCGGGCTGTGGGGGCCCTTCCAGCACGTCGCTTCGATATACCCAAGGGTGGCGGGCCAGCAACCGGGCTGCACCTCTGGCGTTCACGCGGACATTCATCCCGTGAGTCTATCGCTTTTTGCTGTTATATCAATCTGCAATCGCCCGATGCTTTTTGCCCTCGAGGCACTTTAATCTGTGCTTCCAGACCGTGCGTTCTTCAAGCTAACTAGTGTATGCTATCTCGCGTTGACACGAATCCTGAGAAGCCGCTATGATTCTTGGGGTTCATCTTTGAGCAAGTTTTCACTTGCTCGCTTTTTCGATGTGCCGAGCAAAGCGATGGCGACCAGAAAGGAGGGAACGTGGCTGGATCAGGACTCATAAAAAGCCTAGCGGAGCGCGAGCAGGCCCTGGCCAAGCAGCTCGAGGAGGCCAAGCGGGCCGCCGCCGCCAAGGTCCAGGAAGCCGAAGCCAAGGCCGCCCAGATTTTGGCCGAGGCCGAGCAGGCTGCACGGGACTTGGAGGCGCAGTACCGCGCCCGCACCACCGAAGCCGTGGCTAAAGTTGAGAGCGAAGCCAAGGCCAGGGCCGAAGCGGAGGCAAAGGCCATTGGCGAAGCGGCAGCGGCAAAGGTGGCCGAGGCGGTTCAGGCGGTACTGAAGGAGGTACTGCCTTGATCGCTCCTATGGAGAAGTTGATTGTGGCTGGCCCTAAGCGGCTGGCCCGGGAGCTTTTGGCCGAGCTGCAAAAGGCTGGGGTGGTGCACATCGACCCCCTGCGCCCGGATGAGCTGGGCGAGTATCGTCTATCCCCAACCGAAGAAGCCGAACTCAAGCGCTGGGAGGCGGTGGTTTCGCAAGCCGAACAGTCGCTGACGGTGGTTGGTCTGGCGACGGTGCCCAGCAGCAAACCGTTTACGGGCTCCCTCGAGGAGGCCGAGGCTGTGCTGCGTCCGGTGGCCAGCCGGGCCGAGGTGCTGGGCAAAGAGCGGGCGGCCCTGGAGGAGGAAATCCAGACCATCGAGCTGTTCGGCAAGGCCGCCGAAAAGCTGGCCGCGCTGGCGCATGGGCTCGACGAGAGCCCCCGCCTGGGGGTCATTCCCTTCCTGGTAGCCAAGCCCGAGGAGCTCGAGGCCGTTCGCAAGGCCCTGCAAGAGGCCCTGGCCGATCGCTTTGTGCTCGAGGCCGAGCCCCTGGAGAACCAGCTAGCCGCCCTGGTGGTGGTCAAGCGGAGCGAGCTCGAGGCGGCGCGCTCGAGCCTTTCCCGTCTGGGCCTGGCCGAACTGCGTTTTCCGGGTGCTTATGGGGCCATGCCCCTTGGGAAGGCGGCGGCCCGCATGAAGGAACGGGCCAGGCTGGCCCCCGAAGAGCTGGTGGGTATCCGCGAGGAGGTCGCCAGGCTTTCGCGGGAGTCCGGGGAAGCCCTCATAGCCCTGTGGACCCGGGCCAAAGACGAGGTGGCCCGCTACAAAGCCGTTGCCGATATGGCCGCAGGAAAGTATGGGGCCGCCCTGATGGGCTGGGTGCCCCAAAAGGCCAAGGGAAAAGTGGAAGAAGCCCTGGGCCGCCTGCGCGACCAGATCGTCTACACCTTTGAACCGGTAGATGAGCACCACGAGAGCCACCAGGTGCCGGTGACCCTGGAGAACCCGGCCTGGGCCAAACCCTTCGAGCTCTTGCATGGTTTTCTCAACACCCCGGCTTATGGCAGCCACGACCCCACCGTGATGATTGCCATCTTCTTCCCACTTTTCTTCGGAATTGTGGTGGGTGATATCGGAATTGGGCTGCTGTTCTTGCTGGCTGCCCTATGGCTGGCCGGGAAGTCCCGTCGAGGGGAGACCCTGCGCATCGATTTTCTGGGAGCTGCCTTCGGGCCCGATGTGCTGGGCAAACTAGCCACCATTGGCAAATGGATGGCGGGCTGGGCAATCTTCTGGGGGGTGTTGTACGGGGAGTTTTTTGGCACCTTCCTGGAGAAGTTGCGGCTGCCGGGCATTTTTGGTCTCAAAGACGGCTGGCGGGTGTTTTATCCAACCGGCCCCAGCTATGATCCCGACACCTATTACGGGCTAATTCCCATCATCATCAACCGCCTGGATTTTGCCCAAACAGCCAATGGGCTGATGGTCTTTGCTATCCTGTTTGGGGTGTTTCAGGTTCTTTACGCCTTCTTCCTGCGGATGCGCCTGGGCCTCAAGCATGGGCACATGAAGCATTTCTGGGAAGGCTTTGGCTACTTCTCGGGCCTGGTGGGTCTGGTGGCCTTTGCCTACAACTTCCTGACCCAGGCTAATATCCCCCTCCTCAACGTCATCTTTGGGGTGGGCATCATCTTATTTTTCGTCGGTGTAGCCCTCTCGCGTGAAGTGCTGATGATCGCTGAGCTGCCGGGCAAGGGTGGGCAGATTCTTAGCTATATTCGTTTGTACGCCGTGGGAGTGGCGGGGGGTGTGCTGGCCAGCCTGGCCAACCAGGTGGGTTTTGGCCTGGCAGAGCGTTTTGGCTTTATTGGCGGGATACTGGGCTTTTTGGTTGGTTTGCTCCTGATTCTGGCGATTATCGTCATTACCACCCTGGGTCACGTGATTCAGCCCATCCGTCTCTTGTGGATCGAGTTTTCCACCAACTTTGGTTTTTTTGAGGAGACCGGGAGGCCGTACAGGCCTTTTCGCTCGGTCAGGTCAGATTAAAATGCTCGGGTGCACCCTTATGATGTAGGGGTGCCCTTTCGTCGCCCAACGATACAAAGTCTCGTTCAGTCTAGTTCACCAACGTGCTGTAGCGCGTGAAATCAGTGAAGGAGAGAATCAGTATGAAGAACCTCAAGCTTACCAAGACTCTGTTGATCGTCGCTATCGTTATCCTGGCTACGGTGGCCTTTGCTGCTGAAGAAGGCGCGGCAACCGGCGCTTCGTTCGCTGCCATTGGCAAGGGACTGGCTATCGGCCTGGGTCTGCTGGGTACGGGTATGGCCCAGAGCGCGATCGGTGCAGCGGCTGTGGGTGCGGTGGCCGAGGATCGCCGCAACTTCGGTACGGCTCTGATCTTCTTCCTCATTCCCGAAACGCTGGCTATTTTCGGCCTGGCCTTCTCGTTCCTCATCAACTAGCGCGATGCCAGATAGCCAGTGGTATATCCGCCATTGGCTATCTGCAAGAAGCTTATAGAGGAGCCCAATGTCAAAACTCGAGGACATTCTGCAAAGTGAAGTGGCCGCCGAGATCAGCGCCATTGCTTCCGAAGCCGAGGCAAAGGTTCAGTCGATTCTAAGCCAGGCTGCGCAGCAGGCCGAGGCCCTCAAGGCCAGCAAAGAACGCCAGCTCGAGGCCGAACACGCCGCGGCTTTGCGCCGGGCCGAGAGCGCGGCGGAGCTGCTGGTCAACCAGGCCCGAATTGCGGCCAAAGGGCGGGTGGTGGATCAGGTTAAGGCCGAAGCGCTGCGGGCCCTGCAAGACCTGGCCGCGCAGCCGGGTTTTGCCGATACCCTCCAGAAGCTGGCCGAAGAGGCGCTGGCCGAGCTGGGGCAGGCCGAGGCGGTGGTGGTCAACCCGGCCCATACCGCCTTGCTGGCCGACTGGGCTCGGGCACGGGGGCTGGAGCTCAGGGCCGATGAGGCCATCCGGGATGGGGTGCGCCTGGTGGCCCGGGGCGGGCGCTCGTATGTGCAGAACGCCCTGACCGAACGCCTTGAGCGGGCCTGGGATGCGCTTTCCGCCAAGGCTGCCAGGGCTATTTGGGGGTAGTGTGCTGACCCGTAACGCCTTTGCCTATCTCAACGCCCGGGTGCGCTCGAGGCGAAGCCAGATGGTTCCGGAGTCTTTCTTTCAGCAAGCCTTGGGCCGACCCTTCCCCGAATTCATACGTCTGTTGTCGGAAACGGTCTACGGTGCCGACTTGCTGGGCGATACCCTGGACGATGTGGATCGGGCGGTTTCCAACCACCTTGCCCGCACGGTGGGCGATCTGCCAACCCTGGTATCGGGCGAGATGCGCGAGCTGGTGAGTCTGCCTCTGCTGCGGGCCGATCTGATCAACCTCAAGGCCATTCTGCGTGGCAAGCAGAGCGGCAAGGCCCCGGAGGAGATCAAGGCTGGGCTGGTGGGGGGAACCCTCAAGGAACCCATCCTTAACGCCATGTTGCAGGCACCCGATGCGACCAGCATGGCCCAGGTGTTGCAGCTTCCCGGACATCCTTTAGCCAAAGCGCTGCGCAATGCCCTGATTGGTAACCCTGAACCGCTGGCCCTCGAGGTCGCGTTGGATCGCGAGTTTTTTGCTGCTACTTTCAAAAAGGCCAAGAAGCTACGCCAGAACTTTATTGCAGCCTTCTACGCTTTGGAAGCGGATGTCACCAACCTGTCCACCGCTTTCAAGCTGCAGGCCCTGGGCGCGGCCAACCTCAACCTGGACAATTACTTTGTGCCAGGCGGTAAGCACCTGAGCCGGGCGGTTTTTGGTCGGATTGCAGCGGGGGATCTGGCGGCCCTGGAAGCGCTGAATGGTACCCCGCTGGCGCCTGTGGTGGGGGTGCGTACCTTGGGGGAACTCGAGCGCACCTCCCGGAGGGTTCTACTCGCCAAAGCCAGCACGGGTGCCACCGATAGCCTGGGGGGTGGATTGGTGCTCGACTACATCCAGCGAAAACTGTGGGAGGGTGCGCGCATCCGCCTTTTGGCCCGGCGGGCCTACTACAACCTGCCGGCTGATGCGGTGGCGAAGGAGGTCGCATGAAAATTGGGGTGCTGACCGATGCCGAAACCGCTTCTGGCTACCGCATGGCCGGCCTCGAGGCCGTGGTTGCGGCCCCCGAGGAAGCGGCCCTCAGGCTGGTTGAGATGATTCAGTCCAACCAGTACGCGCTGGTGGCGGTAGACCAGCGCCTGCTGAGTGATCCCAACAAGGCCGCCGAACGGGCCATGCGCGGGCGCAGCGCGCCGGTTTTGCTTTCGCTGCCCAACCTGCTCGATACCTTCAGCGGTGGCGGCGATGCCAAGGCCTACATGCGCCGGCTGGTGCGCGAGACGATTGGGTTTGACATCAAGCTGTAGTTTGGCTATCAGCCCTCCGAAGGAGGAACATAGTGGGAACCATCAAAAAAATCGCAGGGCCGGCGGTGATCGCCGAGAACCTGCAAGGCGCCAAGATGTACGACATCGTGCGCGTCGGTCACGAAAAGTTGGTGGGTGAGATCATCCGTCTGGACGGTAACACCTGCTTTATTCAAGTCTACGAAGACACCAACGGCCTCAAGGTGGGTGAGCCGGTGGTGACCACCGGCCTGCCCCTGGCCCTCGAGCTGGGCCCCGGCCTACTGAACGGCATCTTCGACGGGATTTTGCGCCCGCTGGACAAGATCCAAGCGGTGTCGGGCATCTTCATCAGCCGGGGTATCGAGGTTTCGTCGCTGGATCGCACCCGCAAATGGGACTTCACCCCCCTGAAAAAGGTGGGCGACGAGGTTAAAGGGGGCGACATCCTGGGCACCGTGCCGGAGTACAGCTTCACCCACAAGATTCTGGTGCCACCCGACAAGGCCGGCCGCATCAAGCACATTGTGGAGGCCGGGCAGTACACCATCGACGATACCATCGCCGAGCTCGAGGACGGCACCAAGCTGCGTCTGGCCCACTTCTGGCCGGTGCGCAAGCCCCGCCCCTTCACCCGCAAGCTCGACCCCAACCAGCCCTTCCTGACCGGGATGCGCATCCTGGACGTGCTCTTCCCCCTGGCTGCCGGGGGTACGGCGGCCATCCCCGGCCCCTTCGGCTCGGGTAAGACCGTTACCCAGCAGTCCATCGCCAAGTACGGGGATGCCAACATCGTGGTGTATGTGGGCTGCGGCGAGCGCGGCAACGAGATGACCGACGTGCTGGTGGAGTTTCCCGAACTGGAAGACCCCCAGACCGGCCGCCCCCTGATGGAGCGCACCATCCTGGTGGCCAACACCTCCAACATGCCGGTGGCGGCCCGCGAGGCCAGCCTTTACACCGGCATCACCCTGGCCGAGTACTTCCGCGACCAGGGCTACAAGGTCTCGCTGATGGCCGACTCCACCAGCCGCTGGGCCGAGGCGCTGCGCGAGATCGCCTCGCGCCTGGAGGAGATGCCCGCCGAAGAAGGCTACCCGCCCTACCTGGCCTCGCGCCTGTCCAGCTTCTACGAGCGGGCCGGCAAGGTGATCACCCTGGCCGGTGAGCAGGGCGCGGTCTCGGTGATCGGCGCGGTCTCGCCGGCGGGCGGTGACTTCTCCGAGCCCGTCACCCAGTCCACCCTGCGCATTACCGGTGGTTTCTGGGCCCTGGATGCCCAGTTGGCTCGAGCCCGCCACTTCCCGGCCATCAACTGGGCCCGCTCGTACTCCCTGTTCCTGAACATCCTCGAGCCCTGGTACCGCGAGAACGTGGCCCCGGACTACCCCGAGGTGCGCACCCAGATCATCACCCTCTTGCAGCGCGAGGCCGAACTGCAACAGGTGGTGCAGCTCGTGGGCCCCGATGCTCTGCAGGACGCCG containing:
- a CDS encoding LysR family transcriptional regulator; its protein translation is MNLDQLRYLVALDEERHFTRAAERVFLTQPALSIQIKRLEEELGVVLFHRKKRPLEPTEVGEQVIVQARKVLEEVERLKALARGEEGFFQGPFRLGVIPTLAPYLLPRLLPRLRVRFPGLELSVREEPTPSILQGLVEGRLDAGLIATEEEAPGLEVHPLFREAFLAYVSPEHPLYARTAIHPLEIPLEDTWVLAEGHCFREQVLAACRPGQGSKGVEFQSGDLETLIRLVEEVGGLTLLPEVAIWTLPKPKKIHLRPLSPPGAGRTVYLILRQGALKRPVALRLGEEGRALALALQQSGHGEKPLSKS
- a CDS encoding class I SAM-dependent rRNA methyltransferase, whose translation is MNVRVNARGAARLLARHPWVYRSDVLEGPPQPGLYPVQAGPRVLGWALYNPASEISVRVFHFGPATDPQRALLENLRKALQRRKEAVAQEPQGAFRLVHAEGDLLPALVLDYYAGHGVLQIGSAALEPLTPALVEVLQDELPLQSLLAKNDQKTRSLEGLPLEVRPLLGQVPSAVMVREGSIVYRVDLMEGQKTGAFIDQRDNRIRLKTFRGESALDVFSYHGSFALHLAQNFKQVTAVDSSAAALQRARENAQANGLANIAFREANAFEFLREEERRKARYDLIVLDPPAFAKGKRDLDRAYAAYKEINLRAMKLLPSGGILATASCSHHLSEALFYQMLTEAAADAHRAVRVVEKRGQGWDHPVLLNVPETQYLKFAILEVF
- a CDS encoding V-type ATPase subunit subunit G family protein, translated to MAGSGLIKSLAEREQALAKQLEEAKRAAAAKVQEAEAKAAQILAEAEQAARDLEAQYRARTTEAVAKVESEAKARAEAEAKAIGEAAAAKVAEAVQAVLKEVLP
- a CDS encoding V-type ATP synthase subunit I; its protein translation is MEKLIVAGPKRLARELLAELQKAGVVHIDPLRPDELGEYRLSPTEEAELKRWEAVVSQAEQSLTVVGLATVPSSKPFTGSLEEAEAVLRPVASRAEVLGKERAALEEEIQTIELFGKAAEKLAALAHGLDESPRLGVIPFLVAKPEELEAVRKALQEALADRFVLEAEPLENQLAALVVVKRSELEAARSSLSRLGLAELRFPGAYGAMPLGKAAARMKERARLAPEELVGIREEVARLSRESGEALIALWTRAKDEVARYKAVADMAAGKYGAALMGWVPQKAKGKVEEALGRLRDQIVYTFEPVDEHHESHQVPVTLENPAWAKPFELLHGFLNTPAYGSHDPTVMIAIFFPLFFGIVVGDIGIGLLFLLAALWLAGKSRRGETLRIDFLGAAFGPDVLGKLATIGKWMAGWAIFWGVLYGEFFGTFLEKLRLPGIFGLKDGWRVFYPTGPSYDPDTYYGLIPIIINRLDFAQTANGLMVFAILFGVFQVLYAFFLRMRLGLKHGHMKHFWEGFGYFSGLVGLVAFAYNFLTQANIPLLNVIFGVGIILFFVGVALSREVLMIAELPGKGGQILSYIRLYAVGVAGGVLASLANQVGFGLAERFGFIGGILGFLVGLLLILAIIVITTLGHVIQPIRLLWIEFSTNFGFFEETGRPYRPFRSVRSD
- a CDS encoding F0F1 ATP synthase subunit C, which produces MKNLKLTKTLLIVAIVILATVAFAAEEGAATGASFAAIGKGLAIGLGLLGTGMAQSAIGAAAVGAVAEDRRNFGTALIFFLIPETLAIFGLAFSFLIN
- a CDS encoding V-type ATP synthase subunit E; protein product: MSKLEDILQSEVAAEISAIASEAEAKVQSILSQAAQQAEALKASKERQLEAEHAAALRRAESAAELLVNQARIAAKGRVVDQVKAEALRALQDLAAQPGFADTLQKLAEEALAELGQAEAVVVNPAHTALLADWARARGLELRADEAIRDGVRLVARGGRSYVQNALTERLERAWDALSAKAARAIWG
- a CDS encoding V-type ATPase subunit; protein product: MRFPPRLPGLFGGSVLTRNAFAYLNARVRSRRSQMVPESFFQQALGRPFPEFIRLLSETVYGADLLGDTLDDVDRAVSNHLARTVGDLPTLVSGEMRELVSLPLLRADLINLKAILRGKQSGKAPEEIKAGLVGGTLKEPILNAMLQAPDATSMAQVLQLPGHPLAKALRNALIGNPEPLALEVALDREFFAATFKKAKKLRQNFIAAFYALEADVTNLSTAFKLQALGAANLNLDNYFVPGGKHLSRAVFGRIAAGDLAALEALNGTPLAPVVGVRTLGELERTSRRVLLAKASTGATDSLGGGLVLDYIQRKLWEGARIRLLARRAYYNLPADAVAKEVA
- a CDS encoding V-type ATP synthase subunit F, whose amino-acid sequence is MKIGVLTDAETASGYRMAGLEAVVAAPEEAALRLVEMIQSNQYALVAVDQRLLSDPNKAAERAMRGRSAPVLLSLPNLLDTFSGGGDAKAYMRRLVRETIGFDIKL
- a CDS encoding V-type ATP synthase subunit A; the protein is MVGTIKKIAGPAVIAENLQGAKMYDIVRVGHEKLVGEIIRLDGNTCFIQVYEDTNGLKVGEPVVTTGLPLALELGPGLLNGIFDGILRPLDKIQAVSGIFISRGIEVSSLDRTRKWDFTPLKKVGDEVKGGDILGTVPEYSFTHKILVPPDKAGRIKHIVEAGQYTIDDTIAELEDGTKLRLAHFWPVRKPRPFTRKLDPNQPFLTGMRILDVLFPLAAGGTAAIPGPFGSGKTVTQQSIAKYGDANIVVYVGCGERGNEMTDVLVEFPELEDPQTGRPLMERTILVANTSNMPVAAREASLYTGITLAEYFRDQGYKVSLMADSTSRWAEALREIASRLEEMPAEEGYPPYLASRLSSFYERAGKVITLAGEQGAVSVIGAVSPAGGDFSEPVTQSTLRITGGFWALDAQLARARHFPAINWARSYSLFLNILEPWYRENVAPDYPEVRTQIITLLQREAELQQVVQLVGPDALQDAERLALEIGRIAREDFLQQNGFDPVDASCSMAKAYGIMQMILAAYKQGELALAKGATIADFLNDPVIEKIGRARYVPEEEFPAYKAEFDQMIKTAFLGAVKA